One Coccinella septempunctata chromosome X, icCocSept1.1, whole genome shotgun sequence genomic window carries:
- the LOC123321494 gene encoding 60S ribosomal protein L17-like, protein MGRYAREPDNATKSCKARGSNLRVHFKNTCETANAIRKMPLKRAVAYLKNVIDHKECVPFRRFNGGVGRCAQAKQFGTTQGRWPKKSAEFLLQLLRNAESNADYSGLDVDRLKVDHIQVNRAPCLRRRTYRAHGRINPYMSSPCHIELWLTEGESNPESPKPGKKVQKKD, encoded by the exons ATGGGTCGTTACGCTAGAGAGCCAGATAATGCCACCAAAAGCTGCAAGGCTAGAGGATCAAACCttagggttcattttaag AACACTTGTGAAACAGCAAATGCTATCAGAAAGATGCCATTGAAACGAGCTGTTGCCTATCTGAAGAATGTTATTGACCATAAAGAATGTGTACCATTCAGAAGGTTCAATGGTGGTGTTGGACGTTGTGCTCAAGCTAAACAGTTTGGAACAACTCAAGGACGTTGGCCAAAAAAATCTGCGGAATTTTTACTTCAGCTATTAAGGAATGCTGAAAGTAATGCTGACTACAGTGGTCTTGATGTAGATAGACTTAAGGTGGATCATATTCAG gTCAATAGAGCTCCTTGCCTAAGAAGACGAACATACCGTGCTCATGGTAGAATAAACCCATACATGTCTAGCCCATGTCACATAGAACTTTGGCTGACTGAAGGTGAGAGTAATCCAGAGTCACCAAAGCCTGGAAAGAAAGTTCAGAAGAAAGATTGA
- the LOC123321371 gene encoding solute carrier family 12 member 8 isoform X1, producing METNNKNKSKDIDWSRYGLGSETAQRVRANTSGFVDLSNNYEYSVGGHQAFGANELFAEEQGDVPWWKSNFFISQPVLFGTWDGVFTSCLINIFGVIVFLRSGWIVAEAGVLSAVLMVLSTVFIALITVLSSVGICERCRIESGGVYFVIAHVLGSKFGGSLGLLYCFGQAVGCALNVLGFGESMAELLGLGNSIWAVRFIAGAAVLLLGVINVAGVKWVIKLQFILLLVLLLAGLDFMVGSFVHTDIEHGFEGWLSNNLELNMFPNFSSGNNWFIVFGVFFPTVTGILSGINMSGDLKAPSTNIPNGSLAAISTGTFLYLVFVIFLGATCKRSFLQNDYLIAAKVSAFSVLLLAGLYVSSMSSCLGAMYGTPRVLQSIALENVIPSISILGSGRGPNKVPLYAMSVVASVTVAFILIGEINVLAPIVTMPFLLTYASVDYAYFALAQTFDIQHQREQRFHKPRIQSSNIVSEENDLDILFPERTRHKTLRGESSSGSPSSPEENDDSTLILAKTHIHSKPKNWYSNLCNRWLSLFGAASKIVIMFLVNWVYAIICITVVFFVWLYIGTANPAVKPGLAAEFKFFKWLRVVLLRCMGRRVYDYEQIVVTPVHPGLNVTSSQLNEDNEDFANRRRYHQSATVHGHMVNIDD from the exons ATGGAgactaataataaaaataagagTAAAGATATAGATTGGTCTAGATATGGACTTGGCTCAGAAACTGCACAAAGAGTCCGTGCTAATACTAGCGGATTTGTTGACTTATCTAACAATTATGAATATAGTGTAGGGGGCCATCAGGCCTTTGGAGCTAATGAATTATTTGCCGAAGAACAG GGTGATGTACCATGGTGGAAATCAAACTTTTTTATATCACAACCCGTTTTATTTGGAACATGGGATGGTGTATTCACCTCATGTTTGATAAATATCTTTGGGGTCATTGTCTTTTTGAGATCCGGATGGATTGTGGCTGAAGCAGGGGTTTTGAGTGCCGTGTTGATGGTTTTATCAACAG taTTCATTGCTCTTATAACTGTTCTATCTTCCGTCGGAATATGTGAGAGATGTAGAATTGAGAGTGGTGGTGTATATTTTGTGATTGCCCATGTACTGGGATCCAAATTTGGCGGTTCTCTGGGATTACTTTACTGTTTTGGTCAA GCTGTTGGTTGTGCTCTCAATGTACTTGGTTTTGGTGAATCTATGGCTGAACTGCTTGGTCTTGGAAATTCAATATGGGCAGTTAGATTTATAGCAGGAGCAGCTGTTCTTCTGTTAGGAGTGATTAATGTTGCGGGTGTCAAGTGGGTgataaaattgcaatttatccTATTACTTGTTTTGCTATTGGCAGGTCTCGACTTCATGGTTGGCAGCTTCGTACATACAGACATAG AGCATGGATTTGAAGGATGGCTCTCGAACAATTTAGAACTAAATATGTTCCCCAACTTCAGTTCAGGCAATAATTGGTTTATAGTATTTGGTGTATTCTTTCCAACAGTGACAGGAATACTTTCTGGTATAAACATGAGTGGGGATCTAAAAGCCCCATCTACAAATATTCCAAATGGATCTCTAGCAGCAATAAGTACAGGCACATTCCTCTACCTtgtttttgtgatatttttaggAGCAACTTGCAAAAGGAGTTTTCTGCAGAATGATTATTTGATCGCAGCAAAAGTATCTGCCTTCAGTGTCTTATTATTAGCGGGACTATATGTTTCCTCAATGTCCAGTTGTCTTGGAGCTATGTATGGAACGCCCAGAGTCCTACAGTCGATCGCTTTAGAAAATGTGATACCAAGTATCAGCATTCTTGGTAGCGGG agagGTCCAAACAAAGTACCATTGTATGCAATGAGTGTTGTTGCTTCTGTAACAGTGGCTTTTATTTTGATTGGAGAAATAAACGTGTTAGCACCTATAGTAACAATGCCATTTCTGTTAACGTACGCCAGTGTAGATTACGCTTATTTTGCTCTTGCCCAGACGTTTGACATACAACACCAAAGAGAACAAAGATTCCATAAACCAAGAATTCAAAGTTCCAACATAGTTTCCGAAGAAAACGATTTAGATATATTGTTTCCAGAGAGGACCAGACATAAAACTTTGAGG GGCGAATCGAGTTCTGGAAGCCCCAGCAGTCCAGAAGAGAATGACGATTCAACATTGATATTAGCAAAGACACATATCCATTCCAAACCGAAAAACTGGTATTCAAATTTGTGCAATAGATGGTTATCCTTGTTTGGC GCCGCCTCGAAAATTGTAATAATGTTCCTGGTGAATTGGGTTTATGCCATTATCTGCATAACGGTGGTGTTTTTCGTGTGGTTGTACATAGGTACAGCAAACCCTGCTGTAAAGCCAGGTTTAGCTGCCGAattcaagtttttcaaatggTTGAGAGTTGTTCTACTGCGTTGTATGGG AAGACGTGTATACGACTATGAACAAATTGTTGTTACTCCTGTTCACCCAGGGCTGAAC
- the LOC123321371 gene encoding solute carrier family 12 member 8 isoform X2: METNNKNKSKDIDWSRYGLGSETAQRVRANTSGFVDLSNNYEYSVGGHQAFGANELFAEEQGDVPWWKSNFFISQPVLFGTWDGVFTSCLINIFGVIVFLRSGWIVAEAGVLSAVLMVLSTVFIALITVLSSVGICERCRIESGGVYFVIAHVLGSKFGGSLGLLYCFGQAVGCALNVLGFGESMAELLGLGNSIWAVRFIAGAAVLLLGVINVAGVKWVIKLQFILLLVLLLAGLDFMVGSFVHTDIEHGFEGWLSNNLELNMFPNFSSGNNWFIVFGVFFPTVTGILSGINMSGDLKAPSTNIPNGSLAAISTGTFLYLVFVIFLGATCKRSFLQNDYLIAAKVSAFSVLLLAGLYVSSMSSCLGAMYGTPRVLQSIALENVIPSISILGSGRGPNKVPLYAMSVVASVTVAFILIGEINVLAPIVTMPFLLTYASVDYAYFALAQTFDIQHQREQRFHKPRIQSSNIVSEENDLDILFPERTRHKTLRGESSSGSPSSPEENDDSTLILAKTHIHSKPKNWYSNLCNRWLSLFGAASKIVIMFLVNWVYAIICITVVFFVWLYIGTANPAVKPGLAAEFKFFKWLRVVLLRCMGRVYDYEQIVVTPVHPGLNVTSSQLNEDNEDFANRRRYHQSATVHGHMVNIDD; this comes from the exons ATGGAgactaataataaaaataagagTAAAGATATAGATTGGTCTAGATATGGACTTGGCTCAGAAACTGCACAAAGAGTCCGTGCTAATACTAGCGGATTTGTTGACTTATCTAACAATTATGAATATAGTGTAGGGGGCCATCAGGCCTTTGGAGCTAATGAATTATTTGCCGAAGAACAG GGTGATGTACCATGGTGGAAATCAAACTTTTTTATATCACAACCCGTTTTATTTGGAACATGGGATGGTGTATTCACCTCATGTTTGATAAATATCTTTGGGGTCATTGTCTTTTTGAGATCCGGATGGATTGTGGCTGAAGCAGGGGTTTTGAGTGCCGTGTTGATGGTTTTATCAACAG taTTCATTGCTCTTATAACTGTTCTATCTTCCGTCGGAATATGTGAGAGATGTAGAATTGAGAGTGGTGGTGTATATTTTGTGATTGCCCATGTACTGGGATCCAAATTTGGCGGTTCTCTGGGATTACTTTACTGTTTTGGTCAA GCTGTTGGTTGTGCTCTCAATGTACTTGGTTTTGGTGAATCTATGGCTGAACTGCTTGGTCTTGGAAATTCAATATGGGCAGTTAGATTTATAGCAGGAGCAGCTGTTCTTCTGTTAGGAGTGATTAATGTTGCGGGTGTCAAGTGGGTgataaaattgcaatttatccTATTACTTGTTTTGCTATTGGCAGGTCTCGACTTCATGGTTGGCAGCTTCGTACATACAGACATAG AGCATGGATTTGAAGGATGGCTCTCGAACAATTTAGAACTAAATATGTTCCCCAACTTCAGTTCAGGCAATAATTGGTTTATAGTATTTGGTGTATTCTTTCCAACAGTGACAGGAATACTTTCTGGTATAAACATGAGTGGGGATCTAAAAGCCCCATCTACAAATATTCCAAATGGATCTCTAGCAGCAATAAGTACAGGCACATTCCTCTACCTtgtttttgtgatatttttaggAGCAACTTGCAAAAGGAGTTTTCTGCAGAATGATTATTTGATCGCAGCAAAAGTATCTGCCTTCAGTGTCTTATTATTAGCGGGACTATATGTTTCCTCAATGTCCAGTTGTCTTGGAGCTATGTATGGAACGCCCAGAGTCCTACAGTCGATCGCTTTAGAAAATGTGATACCAAGTATCAGCATTCTTGGTAGCGGG agagGTCCAAACAAAGTACCATTGTATGCAATGAGTGTTGTTGCTTCTGTAACAGTGGCTTTTATTTTGATTGGAGAAATAAACGTGTTAGCACCTATAGTAACAATGCCATTTCTGTTAACGTACGCCAGTGTAGATTACGCTTATTTTGCTCTTGCCCAGACGTTTGACATACAACACCAAAGAGAACAAAGATTCCATAAACCAAGAATTCAAAGTTCCAACATAGTTTCCGAAGAAAACGATTTAGATATATTGTTTCCAGAGAGGACCAGACATAAAACTTTGAGG GGCGAATCGAGTTCTGGAAGCCCCAGCAGTCCAGAAGAGAATGACGATTCAACATTGATATTAGCAAAGACACATATCCATTCCAAACCGAAAAACTGGTATTCAAATTTGTGCAATAGATGGTTATCCTTGTTTGGC GCCGCCTCGAAAATTGTAATAATGTTCCTGGTGAATTGGGTTTATGCCATTATCTGCATAACGGTGGTGTTTTTCGTGTGGTTGTACATAGGTACAGCAAACCCTGCTGTAAAGCCAGGTTTAGCTGCCGAattcaagtttttcaaatggTTGAGAGTTGTTCTACTGCGTTGTATGGG ACGTGTATACGACTATGAACAAATTGTTGTTACTCCTGTTCACCCAGGGCTGAAC